A part of Halobaculum sp. MBLA0143 genomic DNA contains:
- a CDS encoding GNAT family N-acetyltransferase codes for MQIRTAAEDDIDAIRALARESTAASYGHALSESVIHEAVGSWYAPADMAEEMSDDDAVYIVADDDGEIVGYVQSYYVERRDPVGEIDWLHVAPDARGRGVGRDLLTRCERELRGRGVERLEGRVLTANETGAEFYEDEGFTVAGERDVDIGGESFTERFYSKFVDDTGEQLLTEARTDADGRRIYVALDEAERGGKAPFYVTYDDRERTDRRGFLCGACDSVVDTMDAMGRVACSCGNRRKATRWDAAYL; via the coding sequence ATGCAGATTCGAACGGCAGCCGAGGACGACATCGACGCGATCAGGGCGCTCGCTCGGGAGTCGACGGCGGCCTCGTACGGTCACGCTCTGTCGGAGTCGGTGATTCACGAGGCGGTGGGGTCGTGGTACGCGCCGGCGGACATGGCCGAGGAGATGAGCGACGACGACGCCGTCTACATCGTCGCCGACGACGACGGCGAGATCGTGGGCTACGTCCAGAGCTACTACGTCGAACGACGCGACCCGGTGGGCGAGATCGACTGGCTCCACGTCGCCCCCGACGCGCGTGGCCGTGGCGTCGGGCGCGACCTGCTCACCCGGTGTGAGCGGGAACTGCGGGGCCGCGGCGTCGAGCGCCTGGAGGGGCGTGTCCTGACTGCCAACGAGACGGGCGCGGAGTTCTACGAGGACGAGGGGTTCACCGTCGCCGGCGAGCGCGACGTCGACATCGGCGGGGAGTCGTTCACGGAACGGTTCTACTCGAAGTTCGTCGACGACACGGGCGAACAGCTCCTGACGGAGGCGCGGACGGACGCGGACGGCCGCCGGATCTACGTCGCCTTAGACGAGGCAGAGCGGGGTGGGAAGGCACCCTTCTACGTCACGTACGACGACCGCGAGCGGACGGACCGCCGTGGGTTCCTCTGTGGCGCCTGTGACAGCGTCGTCGACACGATGGACGCGATGGGGCGCGTGGCGTGTTCCTGTGGCAACCGGC